A genomic stretch from Chitinophaga agri includes:
- a CDS encoding NUDIX hydrolase, translating into MKKVFNVRVYGIMMNEQRQVLVSDEYIRGGYYTKFPGGGLEFGEGTLQCVVREFQEELGLDVEVVEHIYTTDFFQISAFDDQSQIISIYYLVRPLSTPGFPVLDKPFGFEIPQGAFQVEGARWINWEEFSAEAVTLPIDKVVADLVKVRY; encoded by the coding sequence ATGAAGAAAGTGTTCAATGTTCGCGTATATGGTATAATGATGAATGAGCAACGACAGGTGCTCGTCAGTGATGAATATATCCGGGGAGGATATTATACCAAGTTTCCCGGTGGCGGACTTGAATTTGGCGAAGGTACCCTTCAATGTGTAGTGAGAGAATTCCAGGAAGAACTGGGACTTGACGTGGAAGTGGTGGAACATATCTATACCACTGATTTCTTCCAGATATCTGCTTTTGACGACCAGTCACAGATCATCTCTATATATTATCTGGTTAGACCCTTGTCAACACCTGGTTTCCCGGTATTGGACAAGCCTTTTGGATTCGAAATACCCCAAGGTGCGTTCCAGGTGGAAGGCGCCAGATGGATCAACTGGGAAGAGTTTTCCGCCGAAGCAGTCACCCTTCCCATTGATAAAGTGGTGGCTGACCTGGTGAAGGTCCGCTACTAA
- a CDS encoding glycosyltransferase family 2 protein, translated as MNGPLVTIVLPTYNGSRYLRQSLDSCLAQTYTNFELLIVNDCSTDNTAEIAAEYAAKDARVRLISNAVNKRLPASLNTGFDEAKGTYYTWTSDDNYYAPDALERMVKILAGKPEIDLVYCDYIQIDDDNREVGIMRFNDINQSIITWEGCGACFLYKKEVHLRNKGYNLSAFMIEDYDFFLRAFMHSKFYYLPEYNVYYYRVHAASLTGTMSTAVQDLQKIVVEKQLPTLVQHISKRDEMLYYRKFAVYYAIFKENQPKMKFYLQKLYQMSPKQAFIALAFITFKKIKGAIVIPFSFAVALLKLMLSGGKGK; from the coding sequence ATGAACGGCCCACTGGTCACGATCGTTTTACCTACTTACAACGGCTCCCGTTATCTGAGACAGTCACTCGACAGCTGTCTCGCGCAGACCTACACCAACTTTGAACTGCTCATCGTGAATGACTGTTCAACAGATAATACCGCGGAAATTGCTGCTGAATATGCGGCAAAGGACGCACGTGTCCGGCTGATCAGCAATGCTGTCAACAAACGCCTGCCTGCGTCGCTGAACACCGGCTTTGATGAAGCTAAGGGTACCTACTACACCTGGACTTCCGATGACAACTATTATGCGCCCGATGCACTGGAACGTATGGTAAAGATCCTCGCCGGGAAACCGGAGATAGACCTGGTGTACTGTGACTACATCCAGATTGATGATGATAATAGGGAGGTAGGGATCATGCGATTCAATGATATTAACCAGAGCATCATCACCTGGGAAGGTTGTGGCGCCTGCTTCCTTTATAAAAAAGAAGTGCACCTGCGCAATAAAGGCTACAATTTATCCGCCTTTATGATCGAAGACTATGATTTCTTCCTGCGTGCCTTTATGCATAGTAAGTTCTACTATCTGCCGGAATATAATGTCTACTATTACCGTGTACATGCAGCGTCACTTACCGGTACCATGTCTACCGCTGTACAGGACCTGCAGAAAATAGTGGTGGAGAAGCAATTGCCCACACTCGTACAGCACATCAGCAAACGTGATGAAATGCTGTATTACAGGAAGTTTGCCGTGTACTACGCTATCTTCAAGGAGAATCAGCCGAAGATGAAATTCTACCTGCAGAAGTTGTATCAGATGTCTCCCAAACAGGCATTCATCGCACTGGCCTTTATTACTTTTAAGAAGATAAAAGGTGCCATCGTCATCCCTTTTTCTTTCGCAGTTGCCTTGCTGAAGCTCATGCTGTCAGGCGGCAAAGGAAAGTAA
- a CDS encoding nucleoside phosphorylase: MDKRIAESELILNSRGAVYHLDLQPEELAGTIVTVGDPDRVQEVSKHFDKVEVKRQHREFVSHTGYIGQKRLTVVSTGIGTDNIDIVLNELDALVNIDFATRTVKQDLTRLKIVRLGTSGALQGNVPVDSFVVSSHGLGLDNLLPWYEFDNTTDEEALLEAFHEQVQLRPGSASPYLISAAPGLAAKFTDGYISGITVTCPGFYAPQGRALRGPLSHPQLLEQLTAFKLGRFYISNFEMETAGIYGLGRVLGHDCLSISTIVANRIGQQFTKDGAAAVERMIVKSLEIIGNE; this comes from the coding sequence ATGGATAAACGTATCGCAGAATCAGAACTGATACTGAACAGCAGAGGAGCCGTATATCACCTGGACCTGCAACCAGAAGAGCTTGCCGGAACGATTGTCACCGTTGGGGACCCTGATCGTGTGCAGGAAGTGAGCAAGCATTTTGATAAAGTTGAGGTGAAACGTCAGCATAGGGAATTTGTAAGTCACACCGGTTACATCGGTCAGAAAAGACTTACCGTGGTGTCGACCGGGATCGGTACTGACAACATTGACATCGTATTGAATGAACTGGACGCACTGGTCAATATCGATTTCGCGACACGCACCGTAAAACAGGACCTTACCCGGTTAAAGATCGTCCGGCTGGGTACTTCGGGCGCCTTGCAGGGGAATGTACCAGTAGACAGCTTTGTGGTATCCTCGCATGGTCTGGGACTGGACAACCTGCTGCCATGGTATGAATTTGACAATACCACTGACGAAGAAGCGCTGTTAGAAGCATTTCATGAGCAGGTGCAGCTGCGTCCGGGCAGTGCCAGCCCCTACCTGATCAGTGCAGCACCGGGTTTGGCGGCTAAGTTTACAGACGGTTATATCTCAGGTATCACCGTTACCTGTCCGGGCTTCTATGCCCCGCAGGGGCGTGCACTGAGAGGGCCTCTCTCCCATCCGCAGCTGCTGGAACAACTGACTGCCTTCAAACTGGGTCGTTTCTATATTTCCAACTTCGAAATGGAAACTGCCGGCATTTATGGACTGGGCCGGGTGCTGGGACATGATTGTTTATCTATCAGTACGATCGTTGCTAACAGAATCGGGCAACAGTTCACGAAAGATGGCGCGGCAGCAGTGGAAAGGATGATCGTGAAGTCACTGGAGATAATTGGTAATGAATAA
- a CDS encoding queuosine precursor transporter, translated as MINNILKDRPTKLFIFFCSFFVANALIAECIGGKIFSLEKLFGLPVHTFTVFGQSGLSFNLTCGVILWPLEFVLTDIVNEYYGPKAVKRISYIAVSLIAYAFVMFYVAMGVPPADFWITSGVADGIPDMPTAFNGIFGQGMWIIIGSIAAFLVSQIVDVTVFHRIKRATGEKHMWLRATGSTLVSQLVDSFIVLFIAFKVGKGWSWQLVLAVCVVNYIYKFTVAILLTPVIYYAEMLIEKYLGADAARMKAAAMGKEETMIVHE; from the coding sequence ATGATCAACAACATTCTAAAAGACAGACCAACTAAACTTTTCATCTTCTTCTGCTCGTTCTTCGTGGCCAATGCGCTGATCGCGGAATGTATCGGGGGCAAGATCTTTTCGCTGGAGAAACTGTTCGGGCTTCCCGTACATACCTTCACGGTGTTTGGTCAAAGCGGATTATCCTTCAACCTGACCTGCGGTGTTATATTATGGCCGCTGGAATTTGTATTGACGGATATTGTAAATGAATATTATGGTCCGAAGGCCGTAAAACGTATTTCCTACATTGCTGTATCATTGATCGCCTATGCGTTTGTGATGTTCTATGTAGCAATGGGCGTGCCACCTGCTGATTTCTGGATCACTTCCGGTGTAGCAGACGGGATTCCTGATATGCCGACCGCATTCAATGGCATCTTTGGTCAGGGCATGTGGATCATTATCGGTAGTATAGCAGCCTTCCTGGTCAGCCAGATCGTAGATGTCACCGTATTTCACCGTATTAAAAGGGCGACCGGCGAGAAGCACATGTGGCTCAGGGCAACTGGTTCTACGCTGGTGTCACAGCTGGTAGACAGTTTCATTGTACTGTTCATTGCGTTTAAAGTAGGTAAGGGCTGGAGCTGGCAGCTGGTACTGGCAGTGTGTGTGGTGAACTATATTTATAAGTTTACCGTAGCGATCTTACTGACGCCAGTGATCTACTATGCAGAAATGCTGATTGAAAAATACCTGGGCGCTGATGCTGCACGTATGAAAGCAGCGGCGATGGGTAAAGAGGAGACGATGATCGTGCATGAATAA
- a CDS encoding glycosyltransferase, which produces MGIAISVVICSYNREAYIIEAIDSLYKQDIDKQRYEVIVVDNNSKDNTAAKVREYIDAHPDMQIAYYLETRQGASFARNTGAEKSSGQLICCMDDDAVAMPGYLQNIITFFEQHPDATGLGGRIIPRYIPSEPKWMSHYVSSLVGNFDYSPEAKPFENGRYPLESNMIVRRDDFFAVGGFNTSLPGVKGTLRVGGEGKEFFYKLIERGGVIYYDPAVIVHHVVEVKKLTSEYMYRVASGIGRGEKVRMHAKGAAAVHKKSLEYLFKLGASVVIGGYYLLQGKPAKTWPVIQFRIDVLKGYWEPVHVGEN; this is translated from the coding sequence ATGGGAATAGCGATATCAGTAGTCATTTGTTCATATAACAGAGAAGCCTATATTATCGAGGCAATTGATAGTCTGTACAAACAGGATATTGATAAACAACGCTATGAAGTGATCGTGGTAGATAACAACAGCAAGGATAATACGGCTGCCAAGGTACGGGAATATATAGATGCTCACCCCGACATGCAAATTGCCTATTACCTGGAAACCCGCCAGGGTGCTTCCTTTGCCCGTAATACCGGCGCTGAGAAGTCCAGCGGACAACTGATTTGCTGTATGGATGATGATGCCGTGGCCATGCCTGGTTATCTTCAGAACATCATCACATTCTTTGAACAACATCCTGATGCAACCGGCCTCGGAGGACGCATTATTCCCCGTTACATCCCTTCCGAACCCAAATGGATGTCGCATTATGTGTCTTCACTGGTAGGTAATTTTGACTATAGTCCGGAAGCCAAACCGTTCGAGAACGGCCGCTATCCGCTGGAATCCAATATGATCGTACGCAGGGACGATTTCTTCGCTGTCGGCGGTTTTAATACCAGTCTGCCGGGTGTAAAAGGCACACTCCGTGTCGGTGGCGAAGGCAAGGAGTTTTTCTATAAACTGATCGAAAGAGGCGGTGTTATCTATTATGACCCGGCAGTGATCGTACATCATGTCGTGGAAGTAAAGAAGCTGACTTCAGAATATATGTACCGTGTGGCCTCGGGTATCGGCCGTGGCGAAAAGGTGCGTATGCATGCAAAAGGCGCAGCTGCCGTACATAAGAAAAGCCTGGAATATCTCTTCAAACTGGGCGCCTCCGTTGTGATCGGAGGATACTACCTCCTACAGGGCAAACCCGCTAAGACGTGGCCTGTTATCCAGTTCAGGATCGATGTACTGAAAGGATACTGGGAGCCGGTACACGTAGGGGAAAATTAG
- the wecB gene encoding non-hydrolyzing UDP-N-acetylglucosamine 2-epimerase, protein MKKIFFLFGTRPEAIKMIPLIKACEAQPDKWLPYVCVTGQHRQMLAQVLDFFGVTPHEDLALMKPGQTLFDITADGLKKLDEVLEREKPDVLVVQGDTTSAFTGALAAYYKKIKIAHIEAGLRSGNKYSPFPEEMNRKMAGDLADFHFAPTITAQENLYAENIREHVYVTGNTVIDALLMTADLISDAAVYKEYFSFLDPARRTILVTGHRRESFGQPFEEICMAIRDLATRYEGKVQIVYPVHLNPQVQEPVQRLLKGVPGIHLIEPLDYPYLVWLMKQSYLVLTDSGGIQEEAPALGKPVLVMRDVTERTEGIDAGTAKLVGTSRPVIVENCIALMEDDALYQQMAQAVNPYGDGTSSAQIIDILHKVL, encoded by the coding sequence TTGAAAAAGATATTCTTCCTCTTTGGTACCAGACCTGAAGCCATTAAAATGATCCCCCTGATCAAAGCATGTGAAGCGCAACCCGATAAATGGTTACCCTACGTATGCGTGACTGGTCAGCATAGGCAAATGCTGGCACAGGTGCTGGACTTTTTTGGTGTCACGCCGCATGAGGACCTGGCTTTGATGAAACCCGGTCAGACATTGTTTGATATTACTGCCGACGGTCTGAAGAAACTGGATGAAGTGCTGGAAAGAGAAAAGCCGGACGTACTGGTAGTACAGGGTGATACCACCTCTGCCTTCACAGGTGCCCTCGCTGCGTACTATAAGAAAATTAAAATTGCACATATCGAAGCAGGACTGCGTAGCGGTAATAAATATTCCCCTTTCCCGGAAGAAATGAACAGGAAAATGGCCGGTGATCTGGCGGATTTCCATTTTGCGCCCACAATCACGGCACAGGAGAATCTGTATGCCGAAAACATACGCGAACACGTATACGTAACCGGTAACACGGTCATAGATGCGCTGCTGATGACGGCAGACCTGATCAGTGACGCCGCTGTCTATAAAGAATATTTCAGCTTCCTCGATCCTGCCAGGAGGACTATACTGGTCACCGGTCACCGCCGTGAGAGCTTCGGACAACCATTCGAAGAGATCTGTATGGCCATCCGTGATCTGGCCACCCGCTATGAAGGTAAAGTGCAGATCGTATACCCGGTGCATCTCAATCCGCAGGTACAGGAACCTGTACAGCGCTTGCTGAAAGGCGTACCCGGCATACATCTCATAGAACCGCTGGATTATCCCTATCTGGTATGGCTCATGAAACAGAGTTACCTGGTACTGACGGACTCCGGTGGTATACAGGAAGAAGCACCTGCTTTAGGTAAACCGGTGCTGGTGATGCGGGATGTAACAGAACGTACCGAAGGTATAGATGCAGGTACGGCAAAGCTCGTGGGTACCAGTCGCCCTGTTATCGTAGAGAACTGTATTGCGCTGATGGAAGATGATGCACTGTACCAGCAGATGGCACAGGCCGTAAACCCTTATGGCGACGGTACCAGCTCAGCACAGATCATTGATATTTTACACAAAGTACTTTAA
- a CDS encoding lipopolysaccharide biosynthesis protein, whose protein sequence is MSELRKKSIVSIVWTYVGFIFGAINVFLSAKYLLPEHNGLTRVLLEMGVLFSAIATFGVPTLLTKFYPYYSDRMDRKSSDLLTVALLITTIGFLLLAAGTYFLEPFISRKFSGKSALLVDYYYLVIPVTFFLTYLTVLEAQAWNLFKTVVSNFFKEVAFRVANLLLLVVYILEWINLKTFFICFSFLYGVSFFGLLIYMISIGELNITFKISKLTRRLWTKMLPYVIFMLAGNIVLVFKDSFDGLAISSMHGLEFAAVFSLVNYMVTSIGVPQRSVVSIAFPVIARAWKEKNMPKLADVYTKTSITLLLISTFLFGLVWINFDDVMTFLQLPEIYKTGKPALLLLAFAKIVELGTGASGQIIISSRKWKFELYCNILLLIAAVPVSYLMIRQFDIWGAGAANLILVVVFNGIRFAYLWYYYKLQPFNIKTLYGIALPTILILLTTTLINFSIPLVNIILRSTLFVAGFITATLLLQISEDATGVFQTVKKRLGLAKPPVE, encoded by the coding sequence ATGAGCGAACTGCGGAAAAAGAGTATTGTTTCAATCGTCTGGACTTATGTTGGTTTTATTTTCGGTGCTATTAACGTATTCTTATCTGCAAAATACCTCCTGCCGGAACATAATGGTCTGACCCGCGTACTCCTCGAAATGGGCGTATTATTTTCGGCTATTGCCACATTTGGCGTACCCACCCTCCTAACGAAATTCTACCCTTACTATAGTGACCGGATGGACCGCAAGAGTTCCGACCTGCTGACGGTGGCCCTGCTGATCACGACGATCGGGTTCCTGTTACTGGCAGCGGGTACCTATTTCCTGGAGCCGTTTATCAGCCGCAAATTTTCAGGTAAGTCGGCCCTGCTGGTGGATTATTATTACCTGGTGATACCCGTTACTTTCTTCCTGACCTATCTCACAGTGCTGGAAGCACAGGCATGGAACCTTTTTAAAACAGTCGTATCCAATTTCTTTAAAGAGGTCGCGTTCCGCGTAGCTAATCTGCTGTTATTAGTCGTTTACATCCTGGAGTGGATCAACCTGAAGACGTTCTTTATATGCTTTAGTTTTCTGTATGGCGTATCGTTCTTCGGTCTGCTCATTTATATGATATCTATCGGCGAACTCAATATCACCTTCAAGATCAGTAAACTAACAAGACGCCTGTGGACGAAGATGCTGCCGTATGTGATATTTATGCTGGCGGGCAATATTGTGCTGGTGTTCAAAGACAGTTTCGACGGACTGGCTATTTCCAGTATGCACGGTCTCGAATTTGCCGCAGTATTCTCCCTGGTGAACTACATGGTAACGTCAATCGGGGTGCCCCAGCGAAGCGTGGTAAGTATTGCCTTCCCGGTGATCGCCAGAGCATGGAAAGAGAAGAATATGCCGAAACTGGCAGATGTATATACAAAGACGTCTATCACGCTACTGCTGATATCGACGTTCCTGTTCGGACTGGTCTGGATCAACTTCGACGATGTAATGACCTTCCTGCAACTACCGGAGATCTACAAAACGGGGAAACCGGCCCTGCTACTGCTGGCTTTCGCGAAGATCGTGGAACTGGGTACAGGCGCCAGCGGACAAATCATCATCTCTTCCCGCAAATGGAAGTTCGAGTTATATTGTAACATATTATTGCTGATCGCGGCAGTACCGGTGAGCTATCTGATGATCAGGCAATTTGATATCTGGGGTGCGGGTGCGGCCAACCTGATCCTGGTAGTGGTATTCAATGGGATCCGTTTTGCGTATCTGTGGTACTACTACAAGCTGCAGCCTTTCAATATCAAGACACTCTACGGTATTGCCTTACCAACTATACTGATACTCCTCACCACTACACTGATCAATTTCTCTATTCCGCTGGTGAACATCATTCTCCGCTCTACCCTCTTTGTCGCTGGGTTTATTACAGCCACACTCCTGCTGCAGATCTCGGAAGATGCAACAGGTGTGTTTCAGACTGTGAAAAAGAGATTGGGACTGGCGAAACCGCCGGTAGAATAA
- a CDS encoding magnesium transporter CorA family protein, whose product MIQYFKNIDSRTVEISGPENGAWVNITPPLKQSEFAQLSEELDIPLDFLTDSLDIDEKSRYELEDNVKLIVIKTPTENNSINESDAYYITIPIVIILTHNQILTVNSFDNAAINRFLNTFHNRHPEKRNMMVLKIFEKVTMNFLDYLKEINQRRNILEQKLYDSNRNEELLYIMRIQKSLVYFLTALRSNELLLMKLERTNFLGLNEDEKEFLHDLIVDTSQALEMANVYTNILSSSMDAFASIISNNLNLVMKRLTSITIVLTFPVLVASIYGMNVEIPFAHSAHAFYIPVILSIVISVIMSWYFMKKKWF is encoded by the coding sequence ATGATTCAATATTTCAAAAATATAGACTCGCGCACGGTAGAAATTTCAGGACCAGAGAACGGAGCCTGGGTAAATATTACCCCTCCGTTAAAGCAATCTGAATTTGCCCAGCTCTCCGAAGAGCTGGACATTCCCCTGGACTTTCTTACCGACTCTCTCGATATTGATGAGAAGTCGCGCTATGAGCTGGAGGATAATGTAAAACTCATTGTTATCAAGACACCGACGGAAAACAATTCCATCAATGAGAGCGATGCCTATTACATTACCATCCCCATCGTGATCATCCTCACGCATAATCAGATCCTCACCGTCAATTCCTTCGACAATGCAGCGATCAACCGCTTCCTGAACACCTTCCATAACCGTCATCCGGAGAAAAGGAATATGATGGTGCTGAAGATCTTCGAGAAGGTGACCATGAACTTCCTGGATTACCTGAAAGAGATCAATCAGCGCAGGAATATCCTCGAGCAAAAGCTGTACGACAGTAACCGTAACGAGGAACTGCTATACATCATGCGTATCCAGAAAAGCCTGGTATATTTCCTCACCGCGCTGCGCAGTAATGAACTACTGCTCATGAAACTGGAGCGTACCAACTTCCTCGGACTGAACGAAGATGAAAAGGAATTTCTGCACGACCTTATCGTAGACACCTCCCAGGCGCTGGAAATGGCGAATGTATATACCAACATCCTTAGCAGCTCTATGGATGCCTTTGCCAGCATTATTTCCAATAACCTTAACCTAGTAATGAAACGCCTCACGTCCATTACCATCGTCCTCACCTTTCCCGTATTGGTCGCGAGTATCTATGGTATGAACGTAGAAATTCCATTCGCCCACTCAGCCCACGCATTCTACATACCCGTCATACTGTCTATCGTGATATCCGTTATCATGAGCTGGTATTTCATGAAAAAGAAATGGTTCTAG
- the dapF gene encoding diaminopimelate epimerase, producing the protein MSAIHFYKYQGTGNDFVIMDNRNGEYNFLTEQQVHFLCDRRFGIGADGLMLLNKQEGYDFGMKYYNADGRESSMCGNGGRCLVAFARKMGLTNEKLTFLAVDGPHEATLSADDWVNLKMQDVSGVEINSLHSYLNTGSPHYVRFVEDVKAVDVYNEGKRIRYNDRFAKEGTNVNFVQSLEKGIFVRTYERGVEDETYSCGTGVTAAALMTAGAETKEYIVPVQTLGGKLEVRFTRTGEMSYNNIWLCGPATLVFEGNITLP; encoded by the coding sequence ATGTCAGCAATTCATTTCTACAAATACCAGGGCACCGGCAATGACTTCGTGATCATGGATAACCGGAACGGCGAATACAATTTTCTTACAGAACAACAAGTGCATTTCCTGTGTGACAGACGTTTCGGTATCGGCGCCGACGGTCTGATGCTGCTGAACAAGCAGGAGGGATATGACTTCGGTATGAAATACTATAATGCTGACGGCCGTGAAAGTAGCATGTGCGGAAATGGTGGACGCTGCCTGGTAGCCTTTGCCCGTAAAATGGGACTCACCAACGAGAAACTCACCTTCCTGGCAGTGGACGGTCCTCATGAAGCGACATTGAGCGCTGATGACTGGGTAAACCTGAAAATGCAGGATGTAAGTGGCGTAGAGATCAATTCTCTCCACTCCTACCTGAATACAGGCTCTCCACACTATGTAAGATTTGTGGAAGACGTAAAAGCAGTGGATGTATATAATGAAGGAAAACGCATCCGCTATAACGACCGCTTCGCCAAAGAAGGCACCAATGTCAACTTTGTACAATCACTCGAGAAAGGCATCTTCGTACGTACCTATGAACGTGGCGTAGAAGACGAAACCTACTCCTGTGGTACCGGCGTAACCGCTGCTGCACTCATGACGGCCGGTGCTGAAACAAAGGAGTACATCGTCCCTGTACAGACCCTGGGCGGTAAATTAGAAGTAAGATTCACCCGTACCGGTGAAATGTCCTATAACAATATCTGGCTTTGCGGACCGGCAACACTGGTGTTCGAAGGAAATATCACATTGCCGTAA
- a CDS encoding glycosyltransferase family 2 protein, translating into MDLSIIIVNYKSSRLILDCISTIVAQTTNISYEVIVVDNASGDDSEQQITSAYPFVQFLQTGYNAGFSRANNVGLRAAKGDHLLLLNPDTLILDHALDRCVQRFAQSDLIACGVQQLNADRTLQISGNYFMKGGLNHLLPLPYWGKVIRWVGYKMKTKVPNVQEASTEHHVDWISGAYLMVKRSSIEKAGYMDEDFFLYAEEVEWCSRLRKHGELAIYGDINIIHLQGETTGDAFDSDEKGYYGLYDRKGLQLMLSNHVRVRKQFGVLWYFILLLNYTFAIPVFFIGSLFENIFKGRNPFRYMPQVWGLTKNVCHLWGLTPTIVRNKPYFYNVLSR; encoded by the coding sequence ATGGACCTTTCGATCATCATTGTAAATTATAAGAGTAGCCGCCTCATTCTGGATTGTATCAGCACCATTGTGGCGCAAACGACAAATATCAGTTACGAGGTGATCGTAGTGGACAATGCTTCCGGGGATGACAGTGAACAACAGATCACGTCCGCCTATCCCTTTGTACAGTTCCTGCAAACCGGCTACAATGCAGGCTTTTCCCGCGCCAATAATGTTGGCCTTCGTGCAGCCAAGGGAGATCATCTGTTATTACTGAACCCTGATACACTTATCCTGGACCATGCACTGGACCGTTGTGTACAGCGTTTTGCACAGAGTGACCTGATCGCCTGCGGCGTACAGCAGCTGAATGCTGACCGTACCCTGCAAATATCGGGCAACTATTTCATGAAGGGCGGTCTGAACCACCTCCTGCCTTTACCTTACTGGGGGAAAGTGATCCGCTGGGTAGGGTATAAAATGAAGACCAAAGTGCCTAACGTGCAGGAAGCCAGCACGGAACATCATGTAGACTGGATCAGTGGTGCTTACCTGATGGTGAAACGTAGTTCCATAGAAAAGGCAGGGTATATGGATGAAGACTTCTTCCTGTATGCAGAAGAGGTGGAATGGTGCAGTCGCCTGCGTAAACACGGTGAGCTGGCCATATACGGCGACATCAATATCATTCATTTACAGGGAGAAACAACCGGCGATGCATTTGATTCTGATGAGAAAGGTTACTACGGACTATACGACCGTAAGGGGCTGCAGCTCATGTTGTCCAATCACGTGAGGGTGCGCAAGCAGTTCGGTGTACTATGGTATTTCATCTTATTACTCAATTATACATTTGCCATACCGGTATTCTTTATCGGTAGCCTGTTTGAAAATATCTTCAAGGGCCGCAATCCTTTCCGGTATATGCCGCAGGTCTGGGGACTGACCAAAAATGTCTGCCATTTGTGGGGGCTGACACCTACTATCGTCCGGAATAAACCCTATTTCTATAATGTACTAAGCAGATAG